One stretch of Phycisphaerales bacterium DNA includes these proteins:
- the rpmB gene encoding 50S ribosomal protein L28 yields the protein MPRRCHFTGLKTQSGGRRIYRGRPKYQGGIGLNVTSRTKRTFKPNLQNVRAIVDGKPMRVKASTRAIKAGLVIKPLRRKYGYTRQQQQQAAD from the coding sequence ATGCCACGCCGATGCCATTTTACGGGCCTAAAGACACAATCTGGTGGACGCCGCATCTACAGAGGTCGTCCCAAGTATCAGGGCGGTATCGGCCTGAATGTGACGTCACGCACCAAGAGAACATTTAAACCAAATTTACAAAATGTTCGTGCGATCGTTGATGGCAAGCCAATGCGAGTTAAGGCCTCCACAAGAGCCATAAAGGCGGGCCTGGTCATCAAGCCACTTCGCCGTAAATATGGCTACACCAGACAACAACAGCAACAAGCTGCCGACTAA